One Mycolicibacterium pulveris genomic region harbors:
- the thrC gene encoding threonine synthase produces MSSAPPTAVHRPWPGLIAAYRDRLPVQDDWTPITLREGGTPLLPAPRLSEYTGCTVHLKVEGLNPTGSFKDRGMTMAVTEAVARGQQAVLCASTGNTSASAAAYAARAGITCAVLVPQGKIAMGKLAQAVIHGAKIIQVDGNFDDCLELARKLTADFPTVSLVNSVNPFRIEGQKTAAFEIADALGTAPDVHALPVGNAGNITAYWKGYTEYHRDGLSDRLPRMLGTQAAGAAPLVHGAPVSDPETIATAIRIGSPASWDTAVAAQQQSGGRFLAATDEEILAAYHLVARTEGVFVEPASAASIAGLLKSVEDGWVAKGSTVVCTVTGNGLKDPDTALKGMPTVTPVPVDPIAVVEKLGLA; encoded by the coding sequence ATGAGTAGCGCACCGCCCACGGCCGTGCACCGGCCCTGGCCCGGGTTGATCGCCGCCTACCGCGACCGTCTCCCGGTGCAGGACGACTGGACCCCGATCACGCTGCGGGAGGGCGGCACCCCGCTGCTGCCTGCCCCCCGGCTCTCCGAATACACCGGCTGCACTGTGCATCTGAAGGTCGAGGGGCTCAACCCGACCGGCTCGTTCAAGGACCGCGGCATGACCATGGCCGTCACCGAGGCGGTGGCCCGCGGACAGCAGGCCGTGCTGTGCGCCTCCACCGGCAACACGTCGGCGTCGGCCGCCGCCTATGCCGCGCGAGCCGGTATCACCTGCGCGGTCCTGGTTCCGCAGGGCAAGATCGCCATGGGCAAGCTGGCGCAGGCCGTCATACACGGCGCCAAGATCATCCAGGTCGACGGCAACTTCGACGACTGCCTGGAACTCGCGCGCAAGCTCACCGCGGACTTCCCGACCGTCTCGCTGGTCAACTCCGTGAACCCGTTCCGCATCGAGGGCCAGAAGACCGCGGCGTTCGAGATCGCCGACGCGCTGGGGACCGCGCCGGACGTGCACGCGCTGCCCGTCGGCAATGCCGGCAACATCACCGCGTACTGGAAGGGCTACACCGAATACCACCGCGACGGCTTGTCCGACCGGCTGCCCCGGATGCTGGGCACCCAGGCCGCGGGAGCCGCACCGCTGGTGCACGGTGCCCCGGTGAGCGACCCGGAGACCATCGCCACCGCGATCCGGATCGGCTCGCCGGCGTCGTGGGACACCGCCGTGGCGGCCCAACAACAGTCCGGGGGCCGCTTCCTGGCCGCCACCGACGAAGAGATCCTGGCCGCCTACCACCTGGTGGCGCGCACCGAGGGGGTCTTCGTCGAGCCGGCGTCCGCGGCCAGCATCGCCGGACTGCTCAAGTCCGTCGAAGACGGCTGGGTCGCCAAGGGTTCCACGGTGGTGTGCACCGTCACCGGTAACGGGCTCAAGGACCCCGACACCGCGTTGAAAGGAATGCCGACCGTCACGCCCGTTCCCGTCGATCCGATCGCCGTGGTCGAGAAGCTCGGCCTGGCTTAG
- the thrB gene encoding homoserine kinase yields the protein MTTTLPAGLTATAVVAASSANLGPGFDSLGVALGLYDEIVVETVASGLSVSVEGEGSGQVPLDASHLVVRAVERGLQAAGAAVPGMIVRCRNDIPHSRGLGSSAAAVVGGLAAVNGLVSQAGSTPLTEDQLIQLSSEFEGHPDNASAAVLGGGVVSWTEADRPRPRYAAVPLRLHRDIHLFTAIPQQRSSTAETRVLLPEQVNHTDARFNVSRAALLVVALTQRPDLLMTATEDVLHQPQRAEAMPGSAEYLQVLRRCGIAAVLSGAGPSILALCTQPELPAEALEFGAASGFTVSEMAVGDGVRWTSGVAVRS from the coding sequence GTGACGACGACGCTGCCGGCCGGGCTGACGGCGACCGCCGTGGTCGCTGCGTCCAGCGCCAACCTCGGACCCGGTTTCGACAGCCTCGGTGTCGCGCTGGGCCTCTACGACGAGATCGTCGTGGAGACAGTGGCATCCGGGCTGAGCGTCAGCGTCGAGGGCGAAGGGTCTGGCCAGGTGCCCCTGGACGCATCGCATCTGGTGGTGCGCGCGGTCGAGCGCGGATTGCAGGCGGCCGGGGCCGCCGTCCCGGGCATGATTGTGCGGTGCCGCAACGACATTCCGCACTCCCGCGGGCTGGGCTCGTCTGCCGCTGCGGTGGTCGGTGGGCTGGCCGCGGTCAACGGCCTTGTCAGCCAAGCAGGTTCGACGCCGCTGACCGAAGACCAACTGATCCAGTTGTCCTCGGAGTTCGAGGGTCATCCCGACAACGCGTCGGCTGCCGTGCTCGGCGGCGGGGTGGTCTCCTGGACCGAGGCTGACCGGCCGCGGCCGCGATACGCTGCCGTTCCGCTGCGCTTGCACCGCGATATCCATCTGTTCACCGCGATTCCCCAGCAGCGTTCGTCGACCGCCGAAACCCGGGTGCTGCTTCCCGAGCAGGTCAACCACACCGACGCGCGGTTCAACGTCAGCCGCGCCGCGCTTCTGGTGGTCGCGCTCACCCAGCGGCCCGACCTGCTGATGACGGCCACCGAGGACGTCCTGCACCAACCGCAGCGCGCCGAGGCCATGCCGGGGTCCGCGGAATACCTACAGGTACTGCGGCGTTGTGGCATTGCAGCGGTGCTTTCCGGGGCCGGGCCATCGATTCTGGCGTTGTGTACACAACCAGAGTTGCCGGCAGAAGCCCTCGAATTCGGTGCCGCGTCCGGGTTCACCGTCAGTGAGATGGCTGTTGGTGACGGTGTCCGCTGGACGTCGGGCGTGGCCGTTCGGAGCTAG
- the rho gene encoding transcription termination factor Rho, with product MTDTDLITADGSSDDSALSNTVKSENPAAGDAPTSASAGEAAPAADVASGNRSGSLSSMVLPELRALAKEIGIDGASGMRKSELVAAIRDRRGQANGRVGGDAAPAGGDAPATAEAPASQKTAEKADSSADDGGDDQSTRQRRDRRGASRGAGAPAGPEQSGQDTKSDTKQDTKSDTKQDTKSDNKSDQDSKSDTKSDGDQQGGQQNRGGSNDDDGESRGGRRGRRFRDRRRRERGGGDGDTELREDDVVQPVAGILDVLDNYAFVRTSGYLAGPNDVYVSMNMVRKNGLRRGDAVTGAVRVPKEGEGGGQNPRQKFNPLVRLDTVNGKPVEEAKKRPEFNKLTPLYPNQRLRLETTPDRLTTRVIDLIMPIGKGQRALIVSPPKAGKTTILQDIANAITTNNPECHLMVVLVDERPEEVTDMQRSVKGEVIASTFDRPPSDHTQAAELAIERAKRLVEQGKDVVVLLDSITRLGRAYNNASPASGRILSGGVDSTALYPPKRFLGAARNIEEGGSLTIIATAMVETGSTGDTVIFEEFKGTGNAELKLDRKIAERRVFPAVDVNPSGTRKDELLLSPDEFAIVHKLRRVLSGLDPHQAIDLLMSQLRKTKNNYEFLVQVSKTAPGVDNE from the coding sequence GTGACTGATACGGACCTCATCACGGCTGATGGCAGCAGCGACGACTCCGCGCTGTCGAACACCGTGAAATCAGAAAACCCCGCGGCAGGAGATGCGCCCACCAGCGCGTCCGCCGGGGAGGCTGCGCCAGCCGCCGATGTTGCATCTGGCAACCGGAGCGGCTCGCTTTCCAGCATGGTGCTGCCGGAGTTGCGCGCGTTGGCCAAGGAGATCGGCATCGACGGCGCGTCGGGAATGCGCAAGAGCGAACTCGTCGCCGCGATACGTGATCGCCGTGGCCAGGCCAACGGCCGGGTCGGCGGCGATGCCGCGCCCGCCGGAGGCGACGCGCCGGCCACCGCCGAGGCGCCCGCGAGCCAGAAGACAGCCGAGAAGGCCGACTCGAGCGCCGACGACGGTGGCGACGACCAGTCGACGCGTCAGCGCCGTGACCGCCGCGGCGCCAGCCGCGGTGCGGGAGCGCCGGCCGGACCCGAGCAGAGCGGTCAGGACACCAAGTCCGACACCAAGCAGGACACCAAGTCCGACACCAAGCAGGACACCAAGTCCGACAACAAGTCCGATCAGGACAGCAAGTCCGACACCAAGTCCGATGGCGATCAGCAGGGCGGCCAGCAGAACCGCGGCGGCTCGAACGACGACGACGGCGAGAGCCGTGGCGGCCGACGGGGCCGCCGGTTCCGTGACCGTCGGCGCCGGGAGCGCGGCGGGGGCGACGGCGACACCGAGCTGCGCGAGGACGACGTCGTACAGCCCGTCGCGGGCATCCTCGATGTGCTCGACAACTACGCGTTCGTCCGGACCTCCGGCTACCTCGCCGGCCCCAACGACGTGTACGTCTCGATGAACATGGTGCGCAAGAACGGCCTGCGCCGCGGCGACGCGGTCACCGGTGCCGTTCGGGTACCCAAGGAAGGCGAAGGCGGCGGGCAGAATCCGCGGCAGAAGTTCAACCCGCTGGTGCGACTCGACACGGTCAACGGCAAGCCCGTCGAGGAGGCCAAGAAGCGACCCGAGTTCAACAAGCTCACACCCCTGTACCCGAACCAACGGCTGCGGTTGGAGACCACACCCGACCGGCTGACCACGCGCGTCATCGACCTGATCATGCCGATCGGCAAGGGGCAGCGCGCACTGATCGTGTCGCCGCCGAAGGCCGGTAAGACCACGATCCTGCAGGACATCGCCAACGCGATCACGACCAACAACCCGGAATGCCACCTGATGGTGGTGCTCGTCGACGAGCGTCCGGAAGAGGTCACCGACATGCAGCGCTCGGTCAAGGGTGAGGTCATCGCCTCGACCTTCGACCGCCCGCCGTCAGACCACACCCAGGCCGCCGAGCTGGCCATCGAGCGGGCCAAGCGCCTGGTCGAGCAGGGCAAGGACGTCGTCGTCCTGCTCGACTCGATCACCCGGCTGGGCCGCGCGTACAACAACGCGTCACCGGCATCCGGGCGCATCCTGTCCGGCGGTGTGGACTCGACCGCGCTGTATCCGCCGAAGCGGTTCCTCGGCGCCGCGCGGAACATCGAAGAGGGTGGCTCGCTGACGATCATCGCCACCGCGATGGTGGAGACCGGTTCCACCGGCGACACGGTGATCTTCGAGGAGTTCAAGGGCACCGGCAACGCCGAGCTCAAGCTCGACCGCAAGATCGCCGAACGCCGCGTGTTCCCGGCAGTCGATGTCAACCCGTCCGGCACCCGCAAGGACGAGCTGCTGCTCTCGCCGGATGAGTTCGCGATCGTGCACAAGCTGCGCCGCGTGCTGTCCGGTCTTGACCCGCATCAGGCCATCGACCTGCTGATGAGCCAGCTGCGCAAGACCAAGAACAACTACGAGTTCCTGGTCCAGGTCTCCAAGACCGCCCCCGGCGTCGACAACGAATAA
- a CDS encoding TetR/AcrR family transcriptional regulator translates to MSSMRSTAETTEGRPVTSSTATKNVRDRLIDAAEVCLRAKGIRATTVSEVAEVAGISRGWLYRHFPDKVTLLGAAIVRLNDAFWSEAHAMLERVEGLDRQIVAGIRHGRSAYDDPGALLMKLRIDEPDEFAACAGAGVQGLVPDLADFWSRYLIAARDNGEIHADVDVAEASEWVARVLISLATVPGETLDPGDDDAVLTHVRRYVMPGLRADPAAV, encoded by the coding sequence ATGTCGTCAATGCGCAGCACGGCGGAAACGACAGAAGGGCGACCGGTGACGAGCAGCACCGCGACCAAGAACGTCCGCGATCGGTTGATCGACGCCGCGGAAGTCTGTCTGCGCGCCAAGGGTATTCGGGCGACGACCGTCTCCGAGGTGGCCGAGGTCGCCGGGATATCACGGGGTTGGTTATACCGGCACTTCCCCGACAAAGTCACGCTGTTGGGCGCCGCGATCGTGCGGCTCAACGACGCCTTCTGGTCCGAGGCGCACGCCATGCTCGAGCGGGTCGAGGGACTGGACCGCCAGATCGTCGCGGGCATCCGGCACGGCCGCAGCGCCTACGACGACCCCGGGGCGCTGTTGATGAAGCTGCGGATCGACGAACCCGACGAGTTCGCCGCCTGCGCCGGCGCCGGCGTGCAGGGATTGGTGCCCGACCTGGCCGACTTCTGGTCGCGCTATTTGATCGCTGCGCGCGACAACGGCGAGATCCACGCCGACGTCGACGTCGCTGAGGCATCGGAATGGGTTGCGCGGGTGCTGATTTCGCTTGCCACCGTGCCTGGCGAGACACTCGATCCCGGTGACGACGACGCGGTGTTGACGCACGTGCGCCGCTACGTCATGCCCGGGTTGCGGGCCGACCCCGCCGCGGTGTGA
- the fadD1 gene encoding fatty-acid--CoA ligase FadD1, which produces MADTLQQLLRERAEQDTVAVKHGDRTWTWREHVADAGAQAAALIGAADPNRPLHVGVLLGNTPEMLTALAAAALGGYVLCGINTTRRGEALARDIAKVECQFLITDAEHRHLLDGLDLPGVTVFDTTDPRWAQLQTGAPPLSPTREAAPDDTFMMIFTSGTSGNPKAVQVANAMVLFAGTALVDKFGLTSEDTCYLSMPLFHSNAVVGGWAPALVAGASMVPAKFSASRFLSDIRRHGATYMNYVGKPLAYVLATPERPDDSDNPLRVAFGNEATDRDIEEFGRRFGVTVDDGFGSTENAVIITRTPDTPKGSVGKGFPGVAIYNSETVTECPPAVFDANGALLNAEEAIGELVNTSGTGFFSGYYNDEEANAERIRHGMYWSGDLAYRDADGFIYLAGRTADWMRVDGENMTTAPIERILLRLAPINRVAVYPVPDELVGDQVMAAIVLQDDADLTPQQFEEFLAAQSDLSPKAWPRYVWIADDLPSTATNKILKRDLIARGTDPDGRTLWRRDGGRFHLYPDQRRQPE; this is translated from the coding sequence ATGGCGGACACACTCCAGCAGCTCCTTCGTGAGCGCGCCGAGCAGGACACCGTCGCGGTGAAGCACGGCGACCGCACGTGGACATGGCGCGAGCACGTGGCCGACGCCGGCGCGCAGGCCGCCGCACTGATCGGCGCGGCGGATCCGAACCGTCCGCTGCACGTCGGTGTGCTGCTCGGCAACACCCCGGAGATGCTGACCGCACTGGCCGCCGCGGCGCTGGGCGGTTATGTGCTGTGCGGTATCAACACCACCCGTCGCGGTGAGGCGCTCGCCCGCGACATCGCCAAGGTCGAATGCCAGTTCCTCATCACCGATGCCGAGCACCGGCATCTGCTCGACGGCCTTGACCTGCCGGGCGTCACCGTGTTCGACACCACCGACCCCCGGTGGGCGCAACTGCAAACGGGCGCGCCGCCGCTGAGCCCCACGCGCGAGGCCGCCCCCGACGACACGTTCATGATGATCTTCACCTCCGGCACCAGCGGAAACCCCAAGGCCGTCCAGGTGGCCAACGCCATGGTGCTGTTCGCGGGCACCGCGCTGGTCGACAAGTTCGGCCTCACCTCCGAAGACACCTGTTACCTGTCGATGCCGCTGTTTCATTCGAACGCCGTCGTCGGCGGCTGGGCGCCCGCGCTGGTGGCCGGCGCCTCGATGGTGCCCGCGAAATTCTCGGCGTCGCGTTTCCTGTCCGACATCCGTCGGCACGGCGCCACCTACATGAACTACGTCGGCAAACCGCTGGCTTACGTGCTGGCGACCCCGGAGCGGCCCGACGACAGCGACAACCCGTTGCGCGTGGCGTTCGGAAACGAAGCCACCGACCGCGACATCGAGGAGTTCGGGCGCCGGTTCGGCGTCACCGTCGACGACGGATTCGGGTCCACCGAGAACGCCGTGATCATCACCCGAACCCCCGACACCCCGAAAGGCTCCGTCGGCAAAGGGTTTCCGGGTGTGGCGATCTACAACAGCGAAACCGTGACCGAGTGCCCCCCGGCGGTGTTCGACGCCAACGGGGCGTTGCTCAACGCCGAGGAAGCCATCGGCGAGTTGGTCAACACTTCGGGCACCGGGTTCTTCTCGGGTTACTACAACGATGAGGAGGCCAACGCCGAACGCATCCGCCACGGCATGTACTGGTCGGGGGATTTGGCCTACCGCGACGCCGACGGTTTCATCTACCTCGCTGGGCGTACCGCCGACTGGATGCGCGTGGACGGCGAGAACATGACGACCGCGCCGATCGAGCGCATCCTGCTGCGGCTGGCGCCGATCAACCGCGTCGCGGTCTATCCGGTGCCCGACGAACTGGTCGGCGATCAGGTGATGGCGGCCATCGTGCTGCAGGACGACGCCGACCTCACCCCACAGCAGTTCGAGGAGTTTCTGGCCGCCCAGAGCGACCTCTCGCCGAAGGCGTGGCCGCGTTACGTCTGGATCGCCGACGATCTGCCGAGCACGGCGACCAACAAGATCCTCAAGCGCGACTTGATCGCGCGCGGCACCGACCCCGACGGGCGGACGTTGTGGCGGCGCGACGGCGGCAGGTTCCATCTATACCCTGACCAGCGTCGGCAGCCGGAATAA
- the rpmE gene encoding 50S ribosomal protein L31, with product MKTGIHPDYVETTVHCGCGNTFTTRSTKKSGQIHVEVCSQCHPFYTGKQKILDSGGRVARFEKRYGKRKAGENNAGENKAGDNNSADK from the coding sequence ATGAAGACGGGTATTCACCCTGACTACGTCGAGACCACGGTGCATTGCGGCTGTGGCAACACATTCACCACGCGCAGCACCAAGAAGAGCGGGCAGATCCACGTCGAGGTCTGCTCGCAGTGTCATCCGTTCTACACCGGTAAGCAGAAGATCCTCGACAGCGGCGGCCGCGTCGCCCGCTTCGAGAAGCGCTACGGCAAGCGCAAGGCGGGCGAGAACAACGCCGGTGAGAACAAGGCCGGTGACAACAACTCAGCCGACAAATAG
- the prfA gene encoding peptide chain release factor 1, with amino-acid sequence MTDNGTAIDAVLAEHADLERQLSDPNLHADAAQARKVGRRFAQVSPIVATYRKLEAARGDLEAARELAADDPSFAAEVEELTATVAELDTHLTDLLAPRDPHDPDDIVMEVKSGEGGEESALFAADLARMYIRYAERRGWTVTVLDETFSDLGGYKDVTLSIRSKGDSADGVWSRLKFEGGVHRVQRVPVTESQGRVHTSAAGVLVYPEPEEIEEVQIDESDLRIDVYRSSGKGGQGVNTTDSAVRITHLPTGIVVTCQNERSQLQNKARALQVLAARLKAMAEEQAQADASADRASQIRTVDRSERIRTYNFPENRIADHRINYKAHNLDQVLDGDLDPLFDALAAADKQARLQATT; translated from the coding sequence GTGACGGACAACGGGACGGCGATCGACGCCGTGCTGGCCGAGCACGCCGACCTCGAACGCCAGCTGTCCGACCCCAACCTGCACGCCGACGCGGCCCAGGCACGCAAGGTGGGCCGACGGTTCGCCCAGGTGTCACCGATCGTGGCGACCTACCGCAAGCTGGAGGCGGCGCGCGGTGATCTGGAGGCGGCCCGCGAACTCGCCGCCGACGATCCGTCGTTCGCCGCGGAAGTCGAGGAGCTCACCGCCACGGTGGCCGAGCTCGACACCCACCTCACCGACCTGTTGGCGCCCCGCGACCCGCACGACCCCGACGACATCGTCATGGAGGTCAAATCCGGGGAGGGCGGCGAGGAGTCCGCGCTCTTCGCCGCGGATCTGGCCCGAATGTACATCCGGTACGCCGAGCGGCGCGGTTGGACGGTGACCGTGCTCGACGAAACCTTCTCCGATCTCGGCGGCTACAAGGACGTCACGCTGTCCATCCGGAGCAAGGGCGACTCCGCCGACGGGGTCTGGTCGCGGCTGAAGTTCGAAGGTGGCGTGCACCGCGTGCAGCGTGTACCCGTGACCGAGTCGCAGGGCCGGGTACACACGTCGGCGGCCGGCGTGCTGGTGTACCCCGAACCCGAGGAGATCGAAGAGGTCCAGATCGACGAGTCCGACCTCCGCATCGACGTCTACCGATCGTCGGGAAAGGGTGGCCAGGGCGTCAACACCACCGACTCCGCGGTGCGCATCACCCACCTGCCCACCGGCATCGTCGTCACCTGCCAGAACGAACGCTCACAGTTGCAGAACAAGGCGCGCGCGCTGCAGGTGCTCGCCGCGCGGCTCAAGGCCATGGCCGAAGAGCAGGCCCAGGCCGACGCGTCGGCCGACCGCGCCAGCCAGATCCGCACCGTCGACCGCAGCGAGCGCATCCGCACCTACAACTTCCCCGAGAACCGGATCGCCGATCACCGCATCAACTACAAGGCGCACAACCTCGATCAGGTACTCGACGGTGACCTCGACCCGCTGTTCGACGCGCTGGCCGCCGCCGACAAGCAAGCCAGGCTGCAGGCGACGACATGA
- the prmC gene encoding peptide chain release factor N(5)-glutamine methyltransferase: MMLREVIDAAEAALADAGVASPRADAELLAAHAAGTDRGRLALTRPDPAFVDRYRGLVARRAKRVPLQHITGSAAFGPVTVSVGPGVFIPRPETESLLEWAVAQPLLRERSVPLEFPGEIRAVRNVRPPVIVDLCTGSGALALALAKAVPGARVIAVDDSDDALDYARRNLAGTGVELIRADVTQPGLLPEFDGQVDLVVANPPYIPEGAELEAEVAEHDPAHALFGGPDGMVVINAVIDLAGRWLSDGGRCAVEHDDTTSARTVDAFSRTGQFDSVTARHDLAGRPRFVTATRNRRQEGTGHGRAV, translated from the coding sequence ATGATGCTCCGCGAGGTGATCGACGCCGCTGAGGCGGCGCTCGCCGACGCGGGGGTCGCATCGCCGCGCGCCGATGCGGAACTGCTCGCCGCCCACGCCGCGGGCACCGACCGCGGACGGCTCGCGCTCACCCGGCCCGATCCCGCGTTCGTCGATCGCTACCGCGGGCTCGTCGCCCGACGGGCCAAACGAGTGCCGTTGCAGCACATCACCGGCAGCGCGGCGTTCGGACCGGTCACCGTCAGCGTCGGGCCCGGCGTGTTCATTCCCAGGCCGGAGACCGAGTCGCTGCTGGAATGGGCTGTGGCACAACCGTTGTTGCGCGAACGTTCCGTACCGCTCGAATTTCCGGGAGAAATTCGAGCGGTAAGGAACGTTCGGCCCCCGGTGATCGTCGATCTGTGCACCGGCTCCGGTGCCTTGGCGCTGGCGCTCGCGAAGGCCGTGCCCGGCGCGCGCGTCATCGCCGTGGATGACTCCGACGACGCGCTCGACTATGCCCGCCGCAACCTGGCAGGCACCGGTGTCGAACTGATTCGCGCCGACGTGACCCAGCCCGGTCTGCTGCCCGAATTCGACGGGCAAGTCGATCTCGTGGTTGCCAACCCCCCGTACATTCCTGAGGGAGCCGAACTGGAAGCCGAAGTGGCCGAACATGATCCAGCGCATGCGCTGTTCGGCGGACCCGACGGGATGGTGGTCATCAACGCCGTCATAGACCTCGCTGGACGGTGGCTGAGCGACGGCGGTCGGTGCGCGGTGGAACACGACGACACCACGTCGGCGCGCACCGTCGACGCGTTCAGCCGGACCGGTCAGTTCGACTCGGTCACCGCCCGTCACGACCTGGCCGGACGGCCCCGGTTCGTCACCGCGACCCGCAACCGCAGGCAGGAAGGGACCGGTCATGGCCGAGCTGTTTGA
- a CDS encoding L-threonylcarbamoyladenylate synthase — MAELFDCTDPDQRAAGIASAISALKGGQLVVLPTDTVYGIGADAFDNDAVAALLAAKGRGRDMPVPVLVGSWHTIEGLVYNVPAAARELIRAFWPGALSLVVRQAPSLQWDLGDAHGTVMLRMPLHPVAIELLREVGPMAVSSANTSGRPPAVTVAEARDQLGERVQVYLDAGPSAQQSASTIVDLTGASPRVLRQGPITVEAVAKVLDTDPSALTE; from the coding sequence ATGGCCGAGCTGTTTGACTGCACCGACCCTGACCAGCGCGCGGCCGGAATCGCCTCGGCCATAAGTGCTTTGAAGGGCGGTCAGCTTGTCGTGCTGCCCACCGACACGGTGTACGGCATCGGCGCGGACGCCTTCGACAACGACGCCGTCGCTGCCTTGCTGGCCGCCAAGGGCCGTGGTCGCGACATGCCGGTACCGGTGCTCGTCGGGTCTTGGCACACGATCGAGGGGCTGGTGTACAACGTTCCGGCGGCCGCGCGTGAACTCATCCGCGCGTTCTGGCCAGGGGCGCTGAGCCTCGTGGTGCGTCAAGCCCCGTCGCTGCAATGGGATCTCGGTGACGCACACGGCACCGTCATGCTGCGCATGCCGCTGCACCCGGTGGCCATCGAGTTGCTGCGCGAGGTCGGACCGATGGCGGTGTCGAGCGCGAACACCTCGGGTCGGCCGCCCGCCGTCACGGTCGCGGAGGCGCGCGACCAACTCGGCGAGCGGGTGCAGGTCTACCTCGACGCCGGGCCCTCCGCGCAGCAGTCCGCCTCGACCATCGTCGACCTCACCGGGGCGAGCCCGCGGGTGCTGCGCCAGGGCCCGATCACGGTGGAGGCCGTCGCCAAGGTTCTCGACACGGACCCCTCGGCGCTGACGGAATGA
- a CDS encoding glycosyltransferase family 4 protein produces MGYATDTVLALNERGAGVPLRELALVGLTAAIITYFATGWVRVLARRFGAVAYPRERDVHLQPTPRMGGLAMYVGVVAAVLLASQLPALTRGFVYSSGMPAVVVAGGLIMAIGLIDDRWGLDALTKFAGQITAASVLVTMGVAWSVLYIPFGGVGTIVLDQVSSILLTLALTVAVVNAMNFVDGLDGLAAGLGLITASAICIFSIGLLRDHGGDVLFYPPAVISVVLAGACLGFLPHNFHPAKIFMGDSGSMLIGLMLAAASTTAAGPISQTAYGARDVFALLSPFLLVVAVMFVPALDMLLAIVRRTRAGRSPFSPDKMHLHHRLLQIGHSHRRVVLLIYLWVGIVALGAASTIFFDPRYSGVVMLAAILVAIVVTVIPLLRRRNGQWAEVYDGK; encoded by the coding sequence ATGGGCTACGCGACCGACACCGTGCTCGCGCTCAACGAGCGCGGCGCGGGGGTCCCGCTTCGCGAACTGGCCCTCGTCGGGCTGACCGCGGCGATCATCACCTACTTCGCGACCGGCTGGGTCCGGGTGCTGGCCCGGCGGTTCGGCGCCGTGGCCTACCCGCGTGAGCGCGACGTGCATCTGCAGCCGACCCCGCGAATGGGTGGGTTGGCAATGTATGTCGGGGTGGTGGCGGCCGTGTTGCTGGCATCGCAGCTGCCCGCGTTGACGCGGGGCTTCGTCTACTCGTCGGGGATGCCCGCGGTGGTGGTGGCAGGCGGGTTGATCATGGCCATCGGGCTGATCGACGACCGTTGGGGACTCGACGCGCTGACGAAGTTCGCCGGCCAGATCACCGCCGCCAGCGTGTTGGTCACCATGGGGGTCGCCTGGAGCGTGCTGTACATCCCGTTCGGTGGCGTCGGCACCATCGTGCTCGACCAGGTGTCGTCGATCCTGCTCACGCTCGCGCTGACCGTGGCGGTCGTCAACGCCATGAACTTCGTCGACGGGCTCGACGGGCTGGCCGCCGGCCTCGGGCTGATCACCGCGTCGGCGATCTGCATCTTCTCGATCGGGCTGCTGCGCGATCACGGCGGCGACGTGCTGTTCTATCCGCCCGCCGTCATTTCGGTGGTGCTCGCCGGCGCCTGCCTGGGCTTCCTGCCTCACAATTTCCACCCCGCCAAGATCTTCATGGGCGACTCCGGTTCGATGCTGATCGGTTTGATGCTCGCGGCGGCGTCGACCACGGCGGCAGGGCCCATCTCGCAGACCGCATACGGTGCGCGCGACGTGTTCGCGCTGCTGTCGCCGTTCTTGTTGGTCGTGGCGGTGATGTTCGTGCCCGCGTTGGACATGCTGCTGGCGATCGTGCGCCGCACCCGCGCCGGCCGCAGCCCGTTCAGCCCGGACAAGATGCACCTGCATCACCGGCTGCTTCAGATCGGCCACTCGCATCGGCGGGTCGTCCTGCTCATCTACCTCTGGGTCGGCATCGTCGCCCTGGGTGCGGCCAGCACGATCTTCTTCGATCCGCGCTACAGCGGGGTGGTCATGCTGGCGGCGATTCTGGTCGCGATCGTCGTCACGGTGATCCCCCTCCTGCGGCGCCGAAACGGCCAGTGGGCCGAGGTATACGACGGTAAGTAG